The Blastopirellula sediminis sequence TATCGTAGCAAATCGGCCCAGCCGAGACCAAGTGCAATGGGAGAGCGAATGTGCCGATTGGCGCGATTTGACGATCTGAACGCTTGGTCGGCGCTACGAAATCGCCGGCTCCGGTCGCATGGCGACGGCTTGGTTTAGGGAAGCGGCCTAACTTTGAAATAGGGCCGTTTGGGCCGCAATTGTAATGGAACTCACCGAAAGGGAATCCCGTGTCTTCAGCCGATTCGACGCTGGCCTGCAATCAGAAGAAGAATGACGACGTAGAGTCGCGCGTACGTGCGATTACCGATCTTCTCGAAAGAGCGCTGGCCCAAGACCCGGAATCGTTCTCGGTGTCGACCGCCATGGCGGTCGGTTCGTACGATCCGCAGCAACTCGACCAGGCGAAGCAGGCCGTCTATCGCAAAGTGATTGTGCGAGCCTGGGAAGATGGCCAGTTGACTCCGGACGAACAGGAGACGGCTCGCTGGATCGCCGAAAAGCTGGAACTTCCGGAAGGGGAGTACACGGCGATTGAGCTGGAATTGGCGAAGAAGCAATTTGCGTCGGCGCTGAGCCGCGCGATGGCGGACGGCGTGCTCGACGCCGACGATCAGCGACGTTTGCAAAAGATCAGCGACACGATCGGCATGCCGATGTCGACCTTCGCCGGCGTCTTCTTCCAGGCCGAGGGAGAGAAGTTTCTCCGCGGCATGTTTTTGGAAGCGATCGCTGACAATCATTTGATGAGCGAAGAGTGGGCCTCGCTCCTCAGTTCGGCCGACAAGTTGGGAATCTCGCATCAGGAGTTCCTGCAAGCGATTCGCTTTCAAGCCCGCGAGTTCGTCGAGCATGTGATCGTCGACGCCAAAGCGGACGGAGTGATCTCGCCGCACGAAGAGGAGACGATGGTTTGGCTGCTCCAGCAACTGGAAATGCCGAGCGACTTCTGCCAGTACGCGGTGGGAGAGATGGCCCGCTTGAAATCGCGCGTCGAAGGTTCGCCTGCGCTCGAAGTGATGACGATCTCACGCGATTTGCGCGATCGCATTTGGCGAAAATACAACGGCCGCTGCGGCGCCTGCGGCGCGGGCAACTATCTGGAGATGGTCCGGATCATCCCGAAGGCGATGGGGGGCGGAGATGACGAAGCCAACATTCAACTGCTCTGTCGTCGCTGCGTGGGGCAGACGCACGCGTAACGCGGCGCGATCCAACTGAACAAGAACGAAAAAAGCCGACGGCTCGAAAGCCGCCGGCTCTTTTTCATTTCGGTCGGGGCAAATTACGTCGTCTTAGCATCCGCACTTCGGTACGGTGATCGTCTTGGGCACCATCTTGCAGACGGGAACCTGGACTTCTTTGGTCACTTGAACCGGAACCATGCAGGTGTACGAGACGACCTTTTCTTCCGGAACTTGCTTGTAGGTGGTGACGTTGCAGGTCTTTTCACGGGTTTCCGGACGGCAGACCGTGTACGGCACTTCCTTCGTCAGCACTTCGTTAACGTATTCGCACGTCTGAACCGTGCAGGTCTTTTGAACCGGCTTCATCACGCAGACCTTGTAGGTATACGG is a genomic window containing:
- a CDS encoding HNH endonuclease; translated protein: MSSADSTLACNQKKNDDVESRVRAITDLLERALAQDPESFSVSTAMAVGSYDPQQLDQAKQAVYRKVIVRAWEDGQLTPDEQETARWIAEKLELPEGEYTAIELELAKKQFASALSRAMADGVLDADDQRRLQKISDTIGMPMSTFAGVFFQAEGEKFLRGMFLEAIADNHLMSEEWASLLSSADKLGISHQEFLQAIRFQAREFVEHVIVDAKADGVISPHEEETMVWLLQQLEMPSDFCQYAVGEMARLKSRVEGSPALEVMTISRDLRDRIWRKYNGRCGACGAGNYLEMVRIIPKAMGGGDDEANIQLLCRRCVGQTHA